A window of the Candidatus Methylomirabilota bacterium genome harbors these coding sequences:
- the hpnD gene encoding presqualene diphosphate synthase HpnD, whose translation MSTTHLVSRLTRRSRSNFYYAFLTLPRARRNALYAVYAFCRTIDDVADLGPQRGADPARLREELQVWRREVARCYSRDGRPEHPIAQQLAAAVGAFPIPREALEAIVDGVEMDLDGVRYERAEDLYLYCYRVASAVGLAAIEIFGYSDPRARDYAVNLGIALQLTNILRDVGSDAQTGRVYLPQADLHAFGVSEDDLRQGRYTPAFVQLMERQAGRAHHFYRRARSTRPRSDARTLVAAEVMGSIYFALLQAIEARQFRVFGPRITVPARRKLGIALRCWLSARLRPEPSAA comes from the coding sequence ATGAGCACCACGCACCTCGTCTCCCGGCTGACCCGGCGCAGCCGCTCGAACTTCTACTACGCGTTCCTGACGCTGCCCCGGGCGCGCCGCAACGCGCTCTACGCCGTCTATGCCTTTTGCCGCACCATCGACGACGTCGCCGACCTGGGCCCGCAGCGGGGAGCCGATCCCGCGCGGCTGCGGGAAGAGCTGCAGGTCTGGCGACGCGAGGTCGCCCGCTGCTACAGCAGGGACGGCCGCCCGGAGCATCCCATTGCCCAGCAGCTGGCCGCGGCCGTCGGGGCTTTTCCGATCCCGCGCGAGGCCCTGGAGGCGATCGTCGACGGCGTCGAGATGGACCTGGACGGCGTGCGCTACGAGCGCGCCGAGGACCTCTATCTCTATTGCTACCGCGTCGCCTCCGCGGTGGGGCTGGCCGCCATCGAGATCTTCGGCTACTCGGACCCCCGGGCGCGCGACTACGCGGTGAACCTGGGGATTGCCCTGCAGCTCACCAACATTCTCCGCGACGTCGGCAGCGACGCCCAGACCGGGCGCGTCTATCTGCCCCAGGCCGACCTGCACGCGTTCGGCGTGAGCGAGGACGATCTCCGGCAGGGTCGCTACACACCGGCGTTCGTGCAGCTCATGGAGCGGCAGGCCGGCCGGGCCCATCATTTCTACCGTCGCGCGCGCTCCACGCGCCCGCGGTCGGACGCCCGAACCCTGGTGGCGGCGGAGGTCATGGGCTCGATCTATTTCGCGTTGCTCCAGGCCATCGAGGCACGGCAATTTCGGGTCTTCGGCCCGCGGATCACCGTGCCCGCGCGCCGGAAGCTGGGGATCGCGCTGCGCTGCTGGCTCTCGGCCCGCCTGCGCCCGGAGCCGAGCGCCGCGTGA
- the hpnA gene encoding hopanoid-associated sugar epimerase — MPDALVTGGTGFVGANVVRELLGAGATVRVLARRQADRRSLAGLAVEIVEGDLRDPVSLRRAAAGVATVFHVAADYRLWTRDPRELYQTNVEGTRAMLAAAVEAGARRIVYTSTVGALGIPRDGGPGTEDTPVSLADMVGPYKASKFLAEQVALEFARSGAPVVVVNPSAPVGPWDVKPTPTGQMLVDFLCGRMYASLDTGLNIVHVRDVARGHLLAAERGRVGEKYILGHVNLSLSEIFQLLADITGRRPPRFRIPYALAWLAAAGMESAARLGRGTPAVSLTAVRMARKRMYFSPGKAVRELGLPQNDPREALKEAVEWFTRYGYVP, encoded by the coding sequence ATGCCTGACGCCCTCGTCACCGGCGGCACCGGATTCGTCGGGGCCAACGTCGTGCGCGAGCTGCTCGGGGCGGGCGCCACCGTGCGCGTGCTGGCCCGCCGGCAGGCCGATCGCCGGAGCCTGGCCGGCCTCGCGGTCGAGATCGTCGAGGGCGACCTCCGCGACCCGGTCTCCCTGCGCCGGGCCGCCGCCGGCGTGGCGACGGTATTTCACGTGGCCGCCGACTACCGCCTGTGGACCCGCGATCCCCGCGAGCTGTACCAGACCAACGTCGAGGGCACGCGGGCCATGCTCGCCGCCGCCGTCGAGGCGGGTGCCCGCCGGATCGTGTACACCTCCACGGTCGGGGCTCTGGGCATCCCGCGGGACGGCGGCCCCGGGACCGAGGACACGCCGGTGTCGCTGGCCGACATGGTCGGCCCCTACAAAGCCTCCAAGTTCCTCGCCGAGCAGGTCGCGCTCGAGTTCGCGCGGAGCGGCGCGCCCGTGGTCGTCGTCAACCCGTCGGCGCCGGTCGGACCGTGGGACGTCAAGCCCACGCCCACGGGCCAGATGCTGGTGGATTTCCTGTGCGGCCGAATGTACGCCTCGCTCGACACGGGGCTCAACATCGTGCATGTCCGCGACGTCGCTCGCGGCCACCTGCTGGCGGCGGAACGGGGGCGGGTGGGCGAGAAGTACATCCTGGGGCACGTCAACCTGTCGCTCAGCGAGATCTTTCAGCTGCTCGCCGACATCACCGGCCGGCGCCCGCCGCGCTTCCGCATCCCCTATGCGCTGGCCTGGCTCGCCGCCGCCGGCATGGAGAGCGCGGCGCGCCTGGGGCGGGGCACGCCGGCGGTGTCGCTCACCGCTGTCCGGATGGCACGCAAGCGAATGTACTTCAGCCCGGGCAAGGCCGTGCGCGAGCTGGGGCTGCCCCAGAACGATCCTCGCGAAGCCCTGAAAGAGGCCGTGGAGTGGTTCACCCGTTACGGCTACGTGCCATGA
- a CDS encoding alcohol dehydrogenase catalytic domain-containing protein — translation MKAAVFRGGGRLATEEWPRPEVGPGEVLLRVRGCGLCGSDIAKILAPATASPAVLGHEVVGDVIEAGPGIVAPAVGDRVVVAHHVPCGTCHYCRRGSHSMCRAFKASHLDPGGFAEYVRVPAPNVAHATFTLPAHLSDEEASFVEPLACCQRAVRRAGAQPDDTVAVVGLGSIGHLFVRLLRRAGAAVVGVDEGADRRDLARRLGVEALAPEAAAAAIAGLSQGRGADHVILTGGAGRGLSWGAGVVRDGGSLHCFAGGEEPVLPVGLDALYHRELTVTATYSSSPADLAEAFRLVASGTITVDGLYTHRVPLERLREGVALMRSRDALKVYVTP, via the coding sequence GTGAAGGCTGCCGTCTTTCGGGGCGGGGGACGCCTGGCCACCGAAGAGTGGCCGCGCCCGGAGGTCGGGCCCGGCGAGGTGCTGTTGAGGGTACGGGGCTGCGGGCTGTGCGGTTCGGACATCGCGAAGATCCTGGCCCCGGCCACCGCCAGCCCGGCCGTCCTCGGTCACGAGGTCGTCGGCGACGTCATCGAAGCGGGGCCCGGCATCGTCGCCCCGGCGGTGGGCGATCGCGTGGTCGTCGCCCACCACGTCCCCTGCGGGACGTGCCACTACTGCCGCCGGGGCAGCCACTCGATGTGCCGGGCGTTCAAGGCCAGCCACCTGGATCCCGGCGGCTTCGCCGAGTACGTGCGGGTACCGGCGCCCAACGTGGCCCACGCGACGTTCACGCTGCCCGCGCACCTCAGCGACGAGGAGGCCTCGTTCGTGGAGCCCCTGGCCTGCTGCCAGCGCGCCGTGCGCCGGGCCGGCGCACAGCCCGACGATACGGTGGCCGTCGTGGGGCTCGGCTCCATCGGACACCTCTTCGTGCGACTGCTCCGCCGCGCCGGCGCGGCCGTGGTCGGCGTGGACGAGGGCGCTGATCGGCGGGATCTGGCCCGTCGCCTGGGTGTGGAAGCGCTCGCCCCCGAGGCGGCCGCGGCGGCGATCGCCGGGCTGTCCCAGGGCCGGGGGGCCGATCACGTGATCCTGACGGGCGGGGCGGGCCGCGGCCTCAGCTGGGGCGCCGGGGTGGTACGAGACGGCGGAAGCCTCCACTGCTTCGCGGGTGGCGAGGAACCCGTCCTGCCCGTGGGTCTGGACGCTCTCTATCACCGGGAGCTGACGGTGACGGCCACGTACTCATCGTCGCCCGCCGATCTGGCCGAGGCCTTCCGGCTCGTAGCCAGCGGCACGATCACGGTCGACGGGCTCTACACGCATCGCGTGCCGCTGGAGCGGTTGCGCGAGGGGGTGGCTCTGATGCGTTCCCGCGACGCCCTCAAGGTCTACGTGACGCCATGA